A genomic window from Streptomyces sp. WMMC940 includes:
- the aceB gene encoding malate synthase A → MSTTALTQQVRVLATPGHRHDEILTPAALDFVGHLAEAFGKRRLDLMKERRRQALRLASGAPLVFPMVSRTVRADPSWRVAPPAPGLADRRVEITGPPDRRMAVNALNSGATVWMADFEDATSPTWGNVIGGQLTLLDAIERRIDFTTPEGKEYRLADPDELATIMVRPRGWHLDEEHLEYDGRPVPAALVDFGLYFFHCAQRQIDAGYGPYFYLPKLENRYEARLWNDVFLLSQDLLGIPRGTIRATVLIETITAAFEMEEILHELREHSAGLNAGRWDYLFSLIKTFGHRTDFLLPDRAKVTMTAPFMRAYTELLVRTCHKRGAHAIGGMSAHVPGKDPAANEAALAKVRLDKEREAEDGFDGSWVAHPALVPVCREVFDGVLGKRPDQIDRTRDDVEVTPADLLSVRRISGPPTPEGVRTNIAVALRYFAAWLRGQGAVALYGLMEDAATAEIARVQIWQWLRHRVIERQTVLLLLDDELAALGAEHPWAPLEDIRALFERATLAGELPLFFTPDAYTRHLVERTEAGA, encoded by the coding sequence ATGTCCACCACCGCACTCACCCAGCAGGTCCGTGTCCTCGCCACGCCCGGCCACCGGCACGACGAGATCCTCACCCCCGCCGCCCTCGACTTCGTCGGTCATCTGGCCGAAGCCTTCGGAAAGCGCCGCCTGGACCTCATGAAGGAGCGCCGCCGGCAGGCACTGCGACTGGCATCGGGAGCCCCCCTCGTTTTCCCCATGGTCTCCCGCACCGTGCGCGCGGACCCGTCGTGGCGCGTCGCGCCTCCCGCCCCCGGTCTCGCCGACCGCCGTGTGGAGATCACCGGGCCGCCGGACCGCCGGATGGCCGTCAACGCGCTCAACTCCGGCGCCACGGTGTGGATGGCGGACTTCGAGGACGCCACCTCCCCCACCTGGGGGAACGTCATCGGCGGGCAGCTCACCCTCCTCGACGCCATCGAGCGCCGGATCGACTTCACCACGCCGGAGGGCAAGGAGTACCGGCTCGCGGACCCGGACGAGCTCGCCACCATCATGGTCCGCCCCCGCGGCTGGCATCTGGACGAGGAGCACCTGGAGTACGACGGCCGCCCCGTGCCCGCCGCATTGGTGGACTTCGGCCTGTACTTCTTCCACTGCGCCCAGCGGCAGATCGACGCCGGGTACGGCCCGTACTTCTACCTGCCGAAACTGGAGAACCGGTACGAGGCCCGGCTCTGGAACGACGTCTTCCTCCTCTCCCAGGATCTGCTCGGCATCCCGCGGGGCACGATCCGGGCCACGGTCCTGATCGAGACGATCACCGCCGCGTTCGAGATGGAGGAGATCCTCCACGAGCTGCGCGAGCACAGCGCCGGCCTCAACGCGGGCCGCTGGGACTACCTCTTCAGCTTGATCAAGACCTTCGGGCACCGGACCGACTTCCTCCTCCCCGACCGGGCGAAGGTCACGATGACCGCCCCGTTCATGCGCGCCTACACCGAACTCCTCGTGCGCACCTGCCACAAGCGCGGTGCCCACGCCATCGGCGGAATGTCCGCCCATGTGCCCGGCAAGGACCCTGCCGCGAACGAGGCCGCGCTCGCCAAGGTCCGGCTCGACAAGGAACGCGAGGCCGAGGACGGCTTCGACGGCTCCTGGGTCGCCCATCCGGCCCTGGTCCCCGTCTGCCGCGAGGTCTTCGACGGCGTCCTCGGCAAGCGGCCCGACCAGATCGACCGCACCCGCGACGACGTCGAGGTGACCCCGGCCGACCTGCTGTCGGTGCGTCGCATCAGCGGCCCGCCCACGCCGGAGGGGGTCCGCACCAACATCGCCGTGGCACTGCGCTACTTCGCCGCCTGGCTGCGCGGACAGGGCGCCGTGGCGCTGTACGGCCTGATGGAGGACGCCGCCACCGCCGAGATCGCCCGCGTGCAGATCTGGCAGTGGCTGCGGCACCGCGTCATCGAACGGCAGACGGTGCTGCTGCTGCTCGACGACGAGCTCGCGGCGCTCGGAGCCGAGCACCCCTGGGCGCCATTGGAGGACATCCGGGC
- the aceA gene encoding isocitrate lyase — protein MAEARTQAAEELAQRWATDPRWKGIERTYSAEDVLRLSGSVREEHTLARRGAERLWRQLHDLDYVHALGALTGGQAVQQVKAGLQAIYLSGWQVAADANQAGHTYPDQSLYPANSVPQVVRRINNALLRADQIATAEGAGDTTDWLAPIVADAEAGFGGPLNAFELTKGMIAAGAAGIHYEDQLASEKKCGHLGGKVLVPTSQHIRTLNAARLAADIADTPTVIIARTDALAANLLTSDVDERDAEFVTGERTAEGFYRVRNGMAPVIARGLAYAPYADLIWVETGTPDLAQAREFAEAIHARYPDQMLAYNCSPSFNWKAALDDDRIAKFQRELGAMGYRFQFITLAGFHSLNHGMFDLARGYAEHGMTAYVDLQEKEFAAQEHGFTAVRHQREVGTGYFDLVSTAVNPASSTTALAGSTEEEQFH, from the coding sequence ATGGCAGAAGCGAGGACGCAGGCGGCCGAGGAGCTGGCTCAGCGCTGGGCCACCGACCCCCGGTGGAAGGGCATCGAGCGCACCTACAGCGCCGAGGACGTGCTCCGGCTCTCCGGGAGTGTCCGGGAGGAGCACACCCTGGCGCGCCGCGGCGCGGAGCGGCTGTGGCGGCAGCTGCACGACCTGGACTACGTCCACGCGCTGGGCGCGCTGACCGGCGGCCAGGCGGTGCAGCAGGTCAAGGCGGGCCTTCAGGCGATCTACCTGTCGGGCTGGCAGGTGGCCGCGGACGCCAACCAGGCCGGACACACCTACCCCGACCAGAGCCTGTACCCGGCCAACTCCGTGCCGCAGGTGGTGCGCCGGATCAACAACGCGCTGCTGCGTGCCGACCAGATCGCCACCGCGGAGGGCGCGGGCGACACGACGGACTGGCTGGCGCCGATCGTCGCTGACGCGGAGGCCGGTTTCGGCGGTCCGCTGAACGCCTTCGAGCTGACCAAGGGCATGATCGCCGCCGGTGCGGCCGGCATCCACTACGAGGACCAGCTGGCGTCCGAGAAGAAGTGCGGCCACCTCGGCGGCAAGGTCCTGGTGCCGACCTCGCAGCACATCCGCACCCTCAACGCGGCGCGCCTCGCCGCCGACATCGCCGACACACCGACCGTGATCATCGCACGTACGGACGCGCTCGCCGCCAACCTGCTGACCAGCGACGTCGACGAGCGCGACGCCGAGTTCGTCACCGGCGAGCGCACCGCCGAGGGCTTCTACCGGGTGCGCAACGGCATGGCGCCGGTCATCGCGCGCGGTCTGGCCTACGCCCCGTACGCCGACCTGATCTGGGTGGAGACCGGTACCCCGGACCTCGCACAGGCCCGCGAGTTCGCCGAGGCGATCCACGCCCGGTACCCGGACCAGATGCTCGCCTACAACTGCTCCCCGTCCTTCAACTGGAAGGCCGCACTGGACGACGACCGGATCGCCAAGTTCCAGCGCGAACTCGGCGCCATGGGCTACAGGTTCCAGTTCATCACCCTGGCCGGGTTCCACTCCCTGAACCACGGCATGTTCGACCTCGCCCGCGGCTACGCCGAGCACGGCATGACCGCCTACGTCGACCTCCAGGAGAAGGAGTTCGCGGCCCAGGAGCACGGCTTCACCGCGGTCAGGCACCAGCGCGAGGTCGGCACCGGCTACTTCGACCTGGTCTCCACGGCCGTCAACCCCGCCTCCTCCACCACCGCCCTGGCCGGCTCCACGGAGGAAGAGCAGTTCCACTAG
- a CDS encoding short-chain fatty acyl-CoA regulator family protein, with product MSKTYAGARLRRLREERRMSQAELARVLGISPSYLNQMEHDSRPLTVPVLLRLTETFGVDPGFFSERDTARLVADLREALTGEIAAARVSRSDLAELASRMPAVAQVLLDLGRRNQHLAERLAGAADGRGSDELPRSAHEDIRDFFYRRQNYLHDTDVAAERLAEEIGIRPGDVLRALTARLAEAHGIRLSTDSGDHLHHYDEPTRTLHLSTRLRPGQRAFRMATQIALLEHGGDLDRQAADDFDPGSPAHALARIGIANYFAAALILPYTAFHTAAEELRYDIERLTDHYGLGYETVCHRLSTLQRPRLRGVPFSFVRVDRAGNMSKRQSATGFHFSRAGGTCPLWNVYEAFASPGRIHVQIAEMPDGQRYLWTARAITRHRGGWGEPGRTYAIGLGCELRHAHRLVYSDGLDLTRHSAATPIGMGCRVCERLDCPQRAAPPLDRTLRIDQNSSTFVPYPVDETGTG from the coding sequence GTGAGCAAGACCTACGCGGGTGCGCGGCTGCGGCGGCTGCGCGAGGAGCGCCGGATGAGTCAGGCGGAGCTGGCCCGTGTGCTGGGTATCTCCCCGAGCTATCTGAACCAGATGGAGCACGACTCGCGCCCGCTCACCGTGCCCGTCCTGCTCAGGCTCACCGAGACGTTCGGCGTGGACCCGGGCTTCTTCTCCGAGCGCGACACCGCCCGCCTCGTGGCCGACCTGCGCGAGGCGCTGACCGGTGAGATCGCCGCTGCCCGCGTCTCCCGCTCCGACCTCGCCGAATTGGCTTCGCGCATGCCCGCGGTCGCGCAGGTCCTCCTCGACCTGGGGCGCCGCAACCAGCACCTGGCCGAGCGCCTGGCCGGAGCCGCCGACGGCCGCGGGTCGGATGAGCTGCCCCGCTCGGCGCACGAGGACATCCGCGACTTCTTCTACCGCCGCCAGAACTACCTCCACGACACCGACGTCGCCGCCGAGCGCCTCGCCGAGGAGATCGGCATCCGGCCCGGCGACGTCCTCCGGGCCCTGACCGCCCGCCTCGCGGAGGCCCACGGCATCCGCCTGTCCACCGACTCGGGCGACCACCTGCACCACTACGACGAGCCGACCCGCACTCTCCATCTCTCGACCCGTCTGCGCCCTGGCCAGCGCGCCTTCCGCATGGCCACCCAGATCGCCCTCCTCGAACACGGCGGCGACCTCGACCGCCAGGCCGCCGACGACTTCGATCCAGGGTCACCCGCCCACGCCCTGGCCCGCATCGGCATCGCCAACTACTTCGCCGCCGCACTGATCCTTCCGTACACCGCCTTCCACACGGCGGCTGAGGAGTTGCGCTACGACATCGAACGCCTCACCGACCACTACGGCCTGGGCTACGAGACCGTCTGCCACCGCCTCAGCACTCTCCAGCGTCCCCGACTGCGCGGCGTGCCCTTCTCGTTCGTCCGGGTCGACCGCGCGGGCAACATGTCCAAGCGGCAGTCGGCCACCGGCTTCCACTTCTCCCGGGCAGGCGGCACCTGCCCGCTGTGGAACGTCTACGAGGCATTCGCCTCGCCCGGCCGCATCCATGTCCAGATCGCCGAAATGCCGGACGGTCAGCGCTACTTGTGGACCGCTCGTGCGATCACCCGGCATCGCGGGGGCTGGGGCGAACCCGGCAGGACGTACGCCATCGGACTCGGCTGCGAACTCCGCCACGCGCACCGCCTCGTCTACTCCGACGGCCTGGACCTCACCAGACACTCCGCCGCCACCCCGATCGGCATGGGCTGCCGCGTCTGCGAACGCCTCGACTGCCCCCAGCGGGCCGCGCCGCCCCTGGACCGCACCCTGCGGATCGATCAGAACAGCAGCACCTTCGTGCCGTACCCGGTCGACGAGACCGGAACGGGGTGA